The Streptomyces pactum genome contains a region encoding:
- a CDS encoding GNAT family N-acetyltransferase, protein MGVVIRTAGEGDRELVVRLLDEAFQDDPVSGWVFPDEEYRRRTHHRLMAAFTDAVLADGRIDLTEDGAACALWLPVPADGHTGDEPGGDTGGDTGGGAEDGSVQVREAVDPDNERVELIARLTEGIHPYGRAHEYLWMIGVLPGRQGEGLGTALIEAVLERCDRERLPAYLEASSARGRGLYERLGFEFTGRPLDLPDGPRMWPMWREPRTPATA, encoded by the coding sequence ATGGGTGTGGTGATCCGGACGGCGGGGGAGGGCGACCGGGAGCTGGTCGTGCGGCTGCTGGACGAGGCCTTCCAGGACGATCCGGTGAGCGGCTGGGTCTTTCCCGACGAGGAGTACCGCCGCCGGACGCACCATCGGCTCATGGCGGCCTTCACCGACGCCGTGCTGGCCGACGGGCGCATCGATCTCACCGAGGACGGCGCGGCCTGCGCCCTGTGGCTGCCCGTGCCGGCGGACGGGCACACCGGCGACGAGCCCGGCGGTGACACCGGCGGTGACACCGGCGGCGGGGCCGAGGACGGCTCCGTCCAGGTGCGCGAGGCGGTCGACCCGGACAACGAGCGAGTCGAGCTGATAGCCCGGCTGACGGAGGGCATCCACCCGTACGGCCGGGCCCACGAGTACCTGTGGATGATCGGCGTCCTGCCCGGACGGCAGGGCGAGGGCCTGGGCACCGCGCTCATCGAAGCGGTCCTGGAACGCTGCGACCGCGAGCGGCTGCCCGCGTACCTGGAGGCCAGCAGTGCCCGCGGCCGGGGGCTGTACGAGCGCCTCGGCTTCGAGTTCACCGGCCGGCCCCTGGACCTGCCGGACGGCCCCCGGATGTGGCCGATGTGGCGCGAACCCCGGACACCGGCGACCGCCTGA
- a CDS encoding family 2 encapsulin nanocompartment cargo protein polyprenyl transferase encodes MTEARHATEARRPAGTLERHGHIGTQREQGPKKPGALSDGQGPAGPDGHEATVLLRESRASVDPELRSAIASLPASMRRIALYHFGWQHADGTPAGGNAGKAIRPALVLTSAAALGGPGARTAAARAAAAVELVHNFTLLHDDVMDRDTTRRHRPTAWTVFGDADAILAGDALQALALRLLAADPHPASPAAAARLADCVMELCEGQHADTAMERRAPGEVTLDETLAMAEAKTGALLGCACALGALYAGAAAEDVEALDAFGREAGLAFQLIDDVIGIWGDPRRTGKPAGADLAARKKSLPVVAALTSGTPAAAELAELYAAPYEEGEEDLERTALAVERAGGRDWAQVQAADRMARAVQELARAVRDPEAAGGLLALAEFVTRRSA; translated from the coding sequence ATGACAGAGGCTCGGCACGCCACCGAGGCGCGTCGCCCCGCCGGGACGCTGGAAAGGCACGGGCACATCGGCACGCAGCGGGAGCAGGGGCCGAAGAAGCCGGGGGCGTTGTCCGACGGGCAGGGGCCGGCGGGGCCCGACGGACACGAGGCGACGGTGCTCCTGCGGGAGTCCCGGGCGTCGGTCGACCCCGAACTGCGCTCCGCCATCGCGTCACTGCCCGCCTCGATGCGCCGGATCGCGCTCTACCACTTCGGCTGGCAGCACGCGGACGGCACGCCCGCGGGGGGCAACGCGGGCAAGGCGATCCGCCCGGCGCTCGTCCTCACCTCGGCCGCCGCGCTCGGCGGACCCGGGGCGCGGACGGCGGCGGCGCGGGCCGCGGCGGCGGTGGAGCTGGTCCACAACTTCACGTTGCTGCACGACGACGTGATGGACCGTGACACCACCCGGCGCCACCGCCCCACCGCGTGGACCGTGTTCGGCGACGCCGACGCGATCCTCGCCGGGGACGCCCTCCAGGCGCTGGCCCTGCGGCTGCTCGCCGCCGACCCCCACCCGGCGTCGCCGGCGGCCGCCGCCCGGCTCGCCGACTGCGTCATGGAACTCTGCGAGGGCCAGCACGCGGACACGGCCATGGAGCGGCGCGCCCCGGGCGAGGTCACCCTCGACGAGACGCTCGCCATGGCCGAGGCCAAGACCGGCGCCCTGCTGGGATGCGCCTGCGCCCTCGGCGCGCTGTACGCCGGAGCCGCCGCCGAGGACGTCGAGGCCCTGGACGCCTTCGGCCGCGAGGCGGGCCTCGCCTTCCAGCTCATCGACGACGTCATCGGCATATGGGGCGACCCGCGCCGTACCGGCAAGCCGGCCGGCGCGGACCTGGCCGCCCGCAAGAAGTCGCTGCCGGTGGTCGCCGCCCTCACCTCCGGCACCCCGGCCGCCGCCGAACTCGCCGAGTTGTACGCGGCGCCGTACGAGGAGGGCGAGGAGGACCTGGAGCGCACCGCACTGGCCGTGGAGCGGGCGGGTGGCCGGGACTGGGCGCAGGTCCAGGCGGCCGACCGGATGGCCCGGGCCGTACAGGAGCTGGCCCGGGCCGTGCGCGACCCGGAGGCGGCGGGCGGCCTGCTCGCGCTGGCCGAGTTCGTGACCCGGCGCAGCGCCTGA
- a CDS encoding family 2B encapsulin nanocompartment shell protein: MSVGEEVRTEQARPQQSLGTAAARNLATTTKSVPQMQEISSRWLLRTLPWVDIQGGTYRVNRRMTFAVGDGRVTFVKTGDRVEVIPAELGELPALRSYEDEEVLSELAQRCEQREFGPGEVIASFGGQADEVYLLAHGKVEKVGTGPYGDDAVLGVLADGAYFGDQALLDGDAIWEYTARTVTACTVLVLPRQEVEQVAERAESLRTHLEERRSIPEQRTNRLGEKAIDLSAGHSGEPDIPHTFVDYDARPREYELSVAQTVLRIHSRVADLYNQPMNQTEQQLRLTVEALKERQEHELVNNREFGLLHNCEYDQRIQPHDGVPGPDDLDELLSRRRGTKLLLAHPRAIAAIGRELNKRGLVPETIDIAGNRIPTWRGVPIYPCNKIPVTEARTSSIIAMRTGEQDQGVIGLRATGIPDEIEPSLSVRFMGINEQAIIKYLVTAYYSAAVLVPDALGVLENVEIGRWQ; the protein is encoded by the coding sequence ATGTCGGTAGGCGAAGAGGTCCGCACCGAGCAGGCCAGGCCGCAGCAGAGTCTTGGCACGGCGGCCGCGCGGAACCTGGCCACCACGACCAAGTCCGTTCCTCAGATGCAGGAGATCAGCTCCCGCTGGCTGCTGCGCACGCTTCCGTGGGTGGACATCCAGGGCGGCACGTACCGGGTGAACCGGCGCATGACCTTCGCCGTCGGCGACGGCCGGGTGACGTTCGTGAAGACCGGCGACCGGGTCGAGGTCATCCCCGCCGAACTGGGCGAGCTGCCGGCCCTGCGGTCGTACGAGGACGAGGAGGTGCTCTCGGAACTCGCGCAGCGCTGTGAGCAGCGTGAGTTCGGCCCGGGCGAGGTGATCGCCTCGTTCGGCGGCCAGGCCGACGAGGTCTACCTGCTGGCGCACGGCAAGGTGGAGAAGGTCGGCACCGGCCCCTACGGCGACGACGCGGTGCTCGGGGTCCTGGCCGACGGCGCCTACTTCGGTGACCAGGCGCTGCTCGACGGGGACGCCATCTGGGAGTACACCGCCCGCACCGTCACCGCCTGCACGGTGCTCGTGCTGCCCCGCCAGGAGGTGGAGCAGGTCGCGGAGCGCGCGGAATCACTGCGCACGCACCTCGAGGAGCGGCGCTCGATCCCGGAGCAGCGCACCAACCGGCTCGGCGAGAAGGCGATCGACCTCTCCGCCGGTCACAGCGGCGAGCCGGACATCCCGCACACCTTCGTCGACTACGACGCCCGGCCCCGCGAGTACGAACTGAGCGTCGCCCAGACCGTGCTGCGCATCCACTCCCGCGTGGCCGATCTCTACAACCAGCCGATGAACCAGACCGAGCAGCAGCTCCGGCTGACGGTCGAGGCGCTGAAAGAACGTCAGGAGCACGAGCTCGTCAACAACCGCGAGTTCGGCCTGCTGCACAACTGCGAGTACGACCAGCGGATCCAGCCGCACGACGGCGTGCCGGGCCCGGACGACCTGGACGAGCTGCTGAGCCGCCGCCGCGGCACCAAGCTGCTCCTCGCCCACCCGCGCGCGATCGCCGCGATCGGCCGGGAGCTCAACAAGCGCGGGCTCGTCCCCGAGACGATCGACATCGCGGGCAACCGCATCCCGACCTGGCGGGGTGTGCCGATCTACCCCTGCAACAAGATCCCGGTCACCGAGGCCCGTACGTCCTCGATCATCGCGATGCGCACCGGCGAACAGGACCAGGGCGTCATCGGCCTCCGTGCCACCGGAATCCCCGACGAGATCGAGCCGAGTCTGTCGGTGCGTTTCATGGGCATCAACGAGCAGGCCATCATCAAGTACCTGGTCACGGCCTACTACTCGGCCGCGGTCCTCGTACCCGACGCGCTCGGCGTCCTGGAGAACGTCGAGATCGGCCGCTGGCAGTGA
- a CDS encoding N-acetylmuramoyl-L-alanine amidase — translation MSASSFLKTLKAEGLTVVQVGDWRDHNRNHKGPWGPVHGVMIHHTVTKGSARTVEICRKGYEGLPGPLCHGVITKDGKVHLVGYGRANHAGLGDDDVLRAVIAEKGLPRDNEANTDGNRHFYGFECENLGDGDDPWPTAQLEAIERAAAAVCRRHGWNERSVIGHLEWQPGKVDPRGFTMASMRGRIRDRLK, via the coding sequence ATGTCCGCGAGCAGTTTCCTCAAGACACTGAAGGCGGAGGGCCTCACCGTCGTCCAGGTCGGCGACTGGCGGGACCACAACCGCAATCACAAAGGTCCCTGGGGACCCGTGCACGGCGTGATGATCCACCACACGGTCACCAAGGGCAGCGCGCGGACCGTGGAGATCTGCCGCAAGGGTTACGAAGGCCTGCCGGGGCCACTGTGCCACGGGGTCATCACCAAGGACGGCAAGGTCCACCTGGTCGGGTACGGCCGGGCCAACCACGCCGGGCTCGGTGACGACGACGTGCTGCGCGCGGTGATCGCGGAGAAGGGGCTGCCCCGGGACAACGAGGCGAACACCGACGGCAACCGGCACTTCTACGGCTTCGAGTGCGAGAACCTGGGCGACGGCGACGATCCCTGGCCGACGGCGCAGTTGGAGGCGATCGAGCGGGCCGCCGCCGCGGTCTGCCGCCGCCACGGGTGGAACGAACGATCCGTCATCGGCCACCTCGAATGGCAGCCGGGGAAGGTCGATCCGCGGGGGTTCACGATGGCGTCGATGCGGGGACGGATCCGGGACCGGCTGAAGTGA
- a CDS encoding 1-aminocyclopropane-1-carboxylate deaminase/D-cysteine desulfhydrase, whose product MTGTDTRGLAALRPRLPSPVQEVADERFGRRGVRLLLKRDDLIHPELVGNKWRKLAPNLTTADGRTVLTFGGAYSNHLRATAAAGRLLGLSTVGVVRGQELAGRPLNPSLARCAADGMRLHFADRSAYRRKAEPEILAALLRAADAEGAVVVPEGGSNPEAVRGCRALGEELGEHADVVALACGTGGTLAGLAAGLPPGRRTLGIPVLKGGFLADDIRRLQVRAFGGLRGTWSLDDRFHHGGYARTTPELDSFAEDFEHRHGLPVERVYVAKMLHALLTLAEEGAFPRGTALAAVITGRPFP is encoded by the coding sequence GTGACCGGCACCGACACCCGCGGCCTCGCCGCCCTGCGCCCCCGCCTGCCCTCTCCTGTGCAGGAGGTCGCCGACGAGCGGTTCGGACGTCGCGGTGTCCGCCTGCTGCTGAAGCGGGACGATCTCATCCACCCCGAGCTGGTCGGCAACAAATGGCGCAAACTCGCACCGAATCTCACCACGGCGGACGGCCGTACCGTCCTCACGTTCGGTGGCGCCTACTCCAACCACCTGCGCGCCACGGCCGCCGCCGGCCGGCTGCTCGGCCTGTCCACCGTGGGCGTGGTCCGCGGCCAGGAACTGGCCGGCCGGCCGCTCAATCCCTCGCTGGCCCGGTGCGCGGCCGACGGCATGCGGCTGCACTTCGCCGACCGCTCGGCGTACCGCCGCAAGGCCGAACCGGAGATCCTGGCGGCCCTCCTGCGTGCGGCGGACGCCGAGGGCGCGGTCGTCGTCCCCGAGGGCGGCAGCAACCCGGAGGCAGTCCGCGGCTGCCGGGCCCTCGGCGAGGAGCTGGGCGAGCACGCCGACGTGGTCGCGCTCGCCTGCGGCACCGGCGGCACGCTCGCCGGGCTGGCCGCCGGCCTCCCGCCGGGCCGCCGGACGCTCGGGATACCCGTCCTCAAGGGCGGCTTCCTGGCCGACGACATACGGCGGCTCCAGGTCCGTGCCTTCGGCGGGCTCCGCGGCACCTGGAGCCTCGACGACCGCTTCCACCACGGCGGCTACGCCCGCACCACTCCGGAGCTCGACTCCTTCGCCGAAGACTTCGAACACCGCCACGGCCTCCCCGTGGAGCGCGTCTACGTCGCCAAGATGCTCCACGCCCTGCTCACGCTCGCCGAGGAGGGCGCCTTCCCGCGTGGCACGGCCCTGGCGGCCGTCATCACCGGCCGCCCCTTCCCCTGA
- a CDS encoding Na+/H+ antiporter, producing MDVMPLLLLVAGSAAIAAAGRRVPVPAPLLLVAVGLAVSYVPGVPDYTLDPHIVLPLLLPPLLHTAATDSSYLDLRAQVRPVALLSVGYVLFATFVVGCAAYLIVPGLPLTAALVLGAVVAPPDAVAATAVARRVGLPSRITTILQGESLVNDATAITAFRVALAAAVGEGATWAGGIAEFLIAAIGGVGVGLVLMVPLHWLRTHVSEALLKNTLSLLIPFVAYAVAEQVHASGVLAVVVVALYLGHRAWEVDFATRLQEEAVWKMVAFVLESAVFALIGLQLPVVLKGLGDYEGADAAWYAVAVFLVVAVARFVWVYPATFLPRLSARVREREGDLSWKVPFVIGWAGMRGVVSLAIAFSIPLTVHGGDPFPERNLILFLTFTTVIGTLVVQGVTLPPLISLLKFPARDVRVETLAEANAQAQASRAAEQRLDDLLADERNALPAPLADRLRTVLERRRNAVWERLGQVNPVTGETVDDTYRRLSREMISAEREVFVRLRDGRYIDDEMLRTLLRRLDLEEAAAYREAA from the coding sequence ATGGACGTGATGCCGCTGCTGCTGCTGGTGGCGGGCAGCGCCGCGATCGCCGCGGCGGGCCGGCGCGTGCCGGTGCCGGCGCCGCTGCTGCTGGTCGCGGTGGGGCTGGCGGTGAGTTATGTCCCCGGAGTGCCGGACTACACCCTCGACCCGCACATCGTCCTGCCCCTGCTGCTGCCCCCGCTGCTCCACACGGCGGCCACCGACAGCTCCTACCTCGATCTGCGGGCACAGGTGCGGCCCGTGGCGCTGCTGTCCGTGGGCTACGTCCTGTTCGCCACCTTCGTCGTCGGCTGCGCCGCGTACCTGATCGTGCCGGGCCTGCCGCTGACCGCGGCCCTGGTGCTCGGCGCGGTGGTGGCGCCGCCGGACGCCGTCGCGGCCACGGCGGTCGCGCGCCGCGTGGGGCTGCCCTCTCGCATCACCACGATCCTCCAGGGCGAGTCCCTGGTGAACGACGCCACCGCCATCACCGCCTTCAGGGTGGCGCTCGCCGCGGCGGTCGGCGAGGGCGCCACGTGGGCCGGCGGGATCGCGGAGTTCCTGATCGCGGCCATCGGCGGTGTCGGTGTCGGGCTGGTGCTGATGGTGCCGCTGCACTGGCTGCGCACGCACGTGAGCGAGGCGCTGCTCAAGAACACGCTCTCCCTGCTGATCCCGTTCGTCGCCTACGCGGTCGCCGAGCAGGTGCACGCCTCCGGGGTGCTCGCGGTCGTGGTCGTCGCGCTCTATCTCGGCCACCGCGCGTGGGAGGTCGATTTCGCCACCCGTCTCCAGGAGGAGGCGGTGTGGAAGATGGTCGCGTTCGTCCTGGAGTCGGCCGTGTTCGCCCTGATCGGCCTCCAGTTGCCCGTCGTCCTCAAGGGCCTCGGTGACTACGAGGGCGCCGACGCGGCCTGGTACGCGGTCGCCGTCTTCCTGGTCGTCGCCGTGGCGAGGTTCGTGTGGGTGTATCCGGCGACCTTCCTGCCGCGCTTGTCGGCACGCGTACGCGAGCGTGAGGGCGACCTCTCCTGGAAGGTGCCGTTCGTGATCGGCTGGGCCGGTATGCGGGGCGTGGTGTCGCTGGCGATCGCCTTCTCCATCCCGCTCACCGTGCACGGCGGCGATCCCTTCCCCGAGCGCAACCTCATCCTGTTCCTCACCTTCACCACGGTCATCGGGACACTCGTCGTCCAGGGCGTCACCCTGCCGCCGCTGATCAGCCTGCTGAAGTTCCCCGCGCGCGACGTACGGGTCGAGACGCTCGCGGAGGCCAACGCGCAGGCGCAGGCCTCCCGGGCGGCCGAGCAGCGCCTGGACGACCTCCTCGCCGACGAGCGCAACGCCCTGCCGGCCCCGCTCGCCGACCGCCTCCGCACGGTGCTGGAGCGGCGCCGCAACGCCGTCTGGGAACGGCTCGGACAGGTCAACCCCGTCACCGGGGAGACCGTCGACGACACCTACCGGCGGCTGTCGCGGGAGATGATCAGCGCCGAACGCGAGGTCTTCGTCCGGCTCCGGGACGGCCGCTACATCGACGACGAGATGCTCCGGACGCTGCTGCGCCGACTGGACCTGGAGGAGGCGGCGGCATACCGGGAGGCGGCGTAG
- a CDS encoding UBP-type zinc finger domain-containing protein yields MKQCTHADALPHPEPEPRGETCPECLAEGTDPVQLRLCLVCGHVGCCDSSPRRHATAHHKETGHPVMRTFEPGENWRWCFVDHVLV; encoded by the coding sequence ATGAAACAGTGCACGCACGCCGACGCGCTGCCGCACCCGGAACCGGAACCGCGCGGCGAGACCTGCCCGGAGTGTCTGGCCGAGGGCACGGATCCGGTACAGCTCCGGCTGTGCCTCGTCTGCGGTCACGTCGGCTGCTGCGACTCCTCGCCGAGGCGGCACGCGACGGCGCACCACAAGGAGACGGGCCACCCTGTGATGCGCACCTTCGAGCCCGGGGAGAACTGGCGCTGGTGCTTCGTCGACCACGTCCTCGTGTGA
- a CDS encoding anti-sigma regulatory factor encodes MSQIAGEPATQDFVEVRLPAAGAYLSVLRTATAGLAARLDFTLDEIEDLRIAVDEACAILLQQAVPGSVLSCVFRLVDDSLEVTVSAPTTDGHAPSRDTFAWTVLSALAGKVSSAVDEDKTVSISLYKQRGAGPGPT; translated from the coding sequence GTGTCCCAGATCGCAGGCGAGCCCGCGACCCAGGACTTCGTCGAAGTCCGGCTGCCGGCCGCGGGTGCCTACCTGTCGGTGCTGCGTACGGCGACGGCCGGCCTCGCAGCCCGCTTGGACTTCACCCTCGACGAGATCGAGGACCTGCGCATCGCAGTCGACGAGGCCTGCGCGATCCTGCTTCAGCAGGCCGTGCCCGGCTCGGTGCTCAGTTGTGTCTTCCGCCTCGTCGACGACTCGCTCGAGGTCACTGTCTCGGCGCCGACCACGGACGGCCACGCCCCGTCGCGGGACACCTTCGCCTGGACCGTGCTGTCCGCCCTCGCGGGCAAGGTGTCCTCCGCCGTGGACGAGGACAAAACCGTTTCGATCAGCCTCTACAAACAGCGCGGCGCGGGACCCGGGCCGACGTGA
- a CDS encoding RNA polymerase sigma factor SigF encodes MRNGDGPVRDEERGTRELPAEGTRSENEARRTADGIDGIPEQARPHPEDEASPEAVVPGDGERTGDAPVRPVRAEAKARERATGGTMSEHERHSEDEAPGARGTRHDPQDRSGARLLFAELRTLEKDSPEYAELRNRLVRMHLPLVEHLARRFRNRGEPLDDLTQVATIGLIKSVDRFDPDRGVEFSTYATPTVVGEIKRHFRDKGWAVRVPRRLQELRLALTTATAELSQLHGRSPTVHELAEKLAISEEEVLEGLESANAYSTLSLDVPDTDDESPAVADTLGAEDEALEGVEYRESLKPLLEDLPPREKRILLLRFFGNMTQSQIAQEVGISQMHVSRLLARTLAQLREKLLVEE; translated from the coding sequence GTGAGGAACGGGGACGGGCCGGTGCGGGACGAAGAGCGCGGCACACGGGAGCTGCCGGCCGAGGGCACACGTTCTGAGAACGAGGCCCGGCGCACGGCGGACGGCATCGACGGCATCCCCGAGCAGGCCCGGCCGCATCCGGAGGACGAGGCCTCCCCCGAGGCCGTCGTCCCGGGCGACGGAGAGCGGACCGGGGACGCCCCCGTCCGGCCCGTCCGAGCGGAGGCGAAGGCTCGGGAAAGGGCAACGGGCGGGACGATGAGCGAGCACGAGCGACACTCCGAGGACGAAGCGCCGGGTGCACGGGGCACGCGGCACGACCCGCAGGACCGCAGCGGGGCGCGCCTCCTGTTCGCCGAGCTGCGCACGCTGGAGAAGGACAGCCCCGAGTACGCGGAGCTGCGCAACCGGCTGGTCCGCATGCACCTGCCACTCGTCGAGCACCTCGCGCGCCGCTTCCGCAACCGCGGCGAGCCCCTGGACGACCTCACCCAGGTCGCCACCATCGGACTGATCAAGTCCGTCGACCGCTTCGATCCGGACCGCGGGGTGGAGTTCTCCACGTACGCGACCCCGACCGTCGTCGGCGAGATCAAGCGGCACTTCCGGGACAAGGGCTGGGCGGTGCGCGTCCCGCGGCGCCTGCAGGAGCTCCGCCTGGCGCTGACGACGGCCACGGCGGAACTCTCGCAGTTGCACGGGCGCTCCCCCACGGTCCACGAGCTCGCCGAGAAGCTGGCGATCTCGGAGGAGGAGGTCCTGGAGGGCCTGGAGTCGGCCAACGCGTACTCCACGCTGTCCCTGGACGTCCCGGACACCGACGACGAGTCCCCGGCGGTCGCGGACACCCTGGGCGCCGAGGACGAGGCCCTGGAGGGCGTCGAGTACCGGGAGTCCCTCAAGCCGCTGCTGGAGGACCTTCCGCCGCGGGAGAAGCGGATCCTGCTGCTGCGCTTCTTCGGCAACATGACCCAGTCGCAGATCGCGCAGGAGGTCGGGATCTCCCAGATGCACGTGTCGCGGCTGCTGGCCCGCACGCTGGCACAGCTACGGGAGAAGCTGCTGGTCGAGGAGTAG
- a CDS encoding diacylglycerol/lipid kinase family protein, with amino-acid sequence MRALLVVNPAATTTSARTRDVLIHALASEMKLEAVTTEYRGHARDLGRQAAQSDDIELVVALGGDGTVNEVVNGLLHAGPDPEHLPGLAVVPGGSTNVFARALGLPNHAVEATGALLDALREGSERTVGLGLASGAPGTEDEAVPARWFTFNAGLGFDAGVVGRVEQHRERGKKSTHALYVRQVMRALIGEPHRRSGTITLERAGEDPITDLVLSIVSNTCPWTFLGNRPIYASPKASFDTGLDVFGLSRLSTAAVARYGTQLLTSSPERGPRGRHAVSLHDMTEFTLHSKVPLPLQMDGDHLGLRTSVAFTGVRRALRVIV; translated from the coding sequence ATGCGTGCACTTCTCGTGGTCAATCCGGCGGCAACCACCACGAGTGCGCGCACGCGCGACGTGCTGATCCACGCGCTCGCGAGCGAGATGAAGCTGGAGGCGGTCACCACCGAGTACCGCGGCCACGCGCGCGACCTCGGCCGGCAGGCGGCGCAGAGCGACGACATCGAGCTGGTGGTGGCCCTCGGCGGCGACGGCACGGTGAACGAGGTCGTCAACGGCCTGCTGCACGCCGGTCCCGACCCGGAGCACCTGCCTGGCCTCGCGGTGGTCCCCGGCGGTTCCACCAACGTCTTCGCCCGCGCCCTCGGCCTGCCCAACCACGCGGTGGAGGCCACCGGCGCCCTGCTGGACGCGCTGCGCGAGGGCAGCGAGCGGACCGTCGGACTGGGCCTGGCCTCGGGTGCGCCGGGCACCGAGGACGAGGCGGTCCCGGCCCGCTGGTTCACCTTCAACGCCGGGCTGGGTTTCGACGCCGGCGTGGTCGGCCGGGTCGAGCAGCACCGTGAGCGCGGGAAGAAGTCGACGCACGCCCTCTATGTCCGCCAGGTGATGCGCGCGCTCATCGGCGAGCCGCACCGCCGCAGCGGGACGATCACCCTGGAGCGGGCGGGCGAGGATCCGATCACCGATCTGGTGCTGTCCATAGTCTCGAACACGTGCCCCTGGACGTTTCTCGGCAATCGCCCGATCTATGCGTCACCTAAGGCCTCGTTCGATACCGGGCTCGACGTCTTCGGCCTCAGCCGCCTGTCGACGGCCGCGGTTGCCCGGTATGGCACCCAGTTGCTCACTTCGTCCCCCGAGCGCGGCCCCCGTGGCCGGCACGCCGTCTCCCTGCACGATATGACCGAGTTCACCTTGCATTCGAAGGTGCCGCTGCCCCTTCAGATGGACGGTGACCACCTGGGGCTGCGGACCAGCGTGGCGTTCACAGGCGTTCGCCGTGCACTGCGTGTGATTGTGTGA
- a CDS encoding WhiB family transcriptional regulator encodes MDWRHRAVCREEDPELFFPIGNTGPALLQIEEAKAVCRRCPVMEQCLQWALESGQDSGVWGGLSEDERRAMKRRAARNRARQASA; translated from the coding sequence ATGGACTGGCGTCACCGCGCCGTTTGCCGCGAGGAAGACCCCGAGCTCTTCTTCCCCATCGGCAACACCGGTCCCGCGCTGCTGCAGATCGAGGAAGCCAAGGCCGTCTGCCGTCGCTGCCCTGTCATGGAGCAGTGCCTGCAGTGGGCGCTCGAGTCCGGCCAGGACTCCGGCGTCTGGGGTGGTCTCAGCGAGGACGAGCGCCGCGCAATGAAGCGCCGTGCCGCCCGCAACCGGGCTCGTCAGGCCTCCGCCTGA